In the genome of Pseudomonas sp. P5_109, one region contains:
- a CDS encoding adenylosuccinate synthase, which translates to MGKNVVVLGTQWGDEGKGKIVDLLTEHAAAVVRYQGGHNAGHTLVIDGEKTVLHLIPSGVLREGVQCLIGNGVVVAPDALLREITKLEEKGVPVRERLRISPSCPLILSFHVALDQAREKARGELKIGTTGRGIGPAYEDKVARRGLRVGDLLNMPRFEDKLRELVDYHNFMLVGYYKEPAIEFDKTLAECKEYAELLKPLMLDVTAELHDLRRAGKDIMFEGAQGSLLDIDHGTYPYVTSSNTTAGGVATGSGVGPMFLDYILGITKAYTTRVGSGPFPTELFDEVGAHLAKQGHEFGATTGRARRCGWFDAVILRRAIDVNSISGICLTKLDVLDGLETINICVGYKDAQGNAVAPTDADSYVGLQPVYEEVPGWTESTVGAKTLEELPANARAYIKRVEELIGAPIDIISTGPDRNETIVLRHPFA; encoded by the coding sequence ATGGGTAAGAATGTCGTAGTCCTGGGCACCCAATGGGGTGATGAGGGCAAAGGCAAGATCGTTGATCTGCTGACCGAACATGCTGCCGCCGTAGTGCGCTACCAGGGTGGCCACAACGCTGGCCACACGCTGGTGATCGACGGCGAAAAAACCGTCTTGCACCTGATCCCGTCGGGCGTGCTGCGCGAAGGCGTGCAGTGCCTGATCGGCAACGGTGTGGTGGTTGCACCTGACGCCCTGCTGCGCGAGATCACCAAGTTGGAAGAAAAAGGTGTGCCGGTGCGCGAGCGCCTGCGCATCAGCCCGTCCTGCCCGCTGATCCTGTCCTTCCACGTTGCGCTGGACCAGGCCCGTGAAAAGGCCCGTGGCGAGCTGAAGATCGGTACCACCGGTCGCGGCATCGGCCCGGCCTACGAAGACAAGGTCGCACGTCGTGGCCTGCGTGTGGGCGACCTGCTCAACATGCCGCGCTTTGAAGACAAACTGCGTGAACTGGTGGATTACCACAACTTCATGCTGGTGGGTTACTACAAAGAGCCAGCCATCGAATTCGACAAGACCCTGGCCGAATGCAAGGAATACGCTGAGCTGCTCAAGCCGCTGATGCTGGACGTGACTGCCGAGCTGCACGACCTGCGTCGCGCTGGCAAAGACATCATGTTCGAAGGCGCCCAAGGCTCCCTGCTGGACATCGACCACGGTACCTACCCGTACGTGACCAGCTCCAACACCACCGCTGGCGGCGTTGCTACCGGTTCGGGTGTTGGCCCGATGTTCCTGGACTACATCCTGGGCATCACCAAGGCTTACACCACGCGTGTAGGTTCGGGTCCATTCCCGACTGAGCTGTTCGACGAAGTCGGTGCGCACCTGGCTAAACAAGGTCACGAATTCGGCGCGACTACTGGCCGTGCTCGTCGTTGTGGCTGGTTCGACGCTGTTATCCTGCGTCGCGCTATCGATGTGAACAGCATCTCGGGCATCTGCCTGACCAAGCTGGACGTACTCGACGGTCTGGAAACCATCAACATCTGCGTCGGCTACAAGGATGCGCAAGGTAATGCGGTTGCCCCGACTGATGCAGACAGCTACGTAGGCCTGCAGCCAGTGTACGAAGAAGTGCCGGGCTGGACCGAGTCGACCGTGGGTGCCAAAACCCTGGAAGAGCTGCCGGCTAACGCCCGTGCTTACATCAAGCGCGTGGAAGAGCTGATCGGTGCGCCGATCGACATTATTTCGACGGGCCCGGACCGCAACGAAACCATCGTTCTGCGTCATCCGTTTGCTTGA
- a CDS encoding methyl-accepting chemotaxis protein, whose product MSAVLSLLQSRLLRPVFVTLGIALLVQVLVAVALTRSTVTALEADLGKRLGADSQKLSAELEQAGREVTSSLDSLSTSTRQRLTAGLSSRLEEEQAQLRSTLEKDLKDSANDMAQLLASVAPRAMWDNDVPTLSEFARRAQRNPNVLFVVYDDATGQHLTRYLNRENPINKALLEKGQGERALDKVLDAAKNDPSVFYIEASINPNGVEIGKVLMGVSTASVETDLAALDKRFSALIASSDQLVGDSLKGAAADSATAMRARLQSAQSTAAEMKANTTSTVQEAAATLRWRIGVCLAVVGFGVLLLLAVVLGRRVVNRLKMLIVAMDDLAAGEGDLTKRVQINSKDEIGDMASAVNRFVDKLQPIVREAGDVAQRTGVEIGAMTLRNAGADAAAGMQRDEVAESLRALSQMADEAQSESHAMQAALKQVVDIRQATDENTRTSAKVGSLIEELAGQVNTGAQVIERLAQQSEQIEVVLTVIHGIAEQTNLLALNAAIEAARAGETGRGFAVVADEVRALASKTQSSTGDIQAHIVALQQGAREAVAAIGQAGRQANEGLLVLRDSARLQQSVQASVEQVHAAIGLATQAAAHQAQGAQAVRGRVQTIHAQAEKAAQAVVATTASGKVLDGLAAQLKASLGQFRA is encoded by the coding sequence GTGTCGGCCGTTCTCTCACTGTTACAAAGCCGTTTGTTGCGGCCCGTGTTCGTTACCCTTGGTATCGCCCTTTTGGTGCAGGTGCTGGTAGCTGTCGCTCTGACCCGGAGCACGGTGACCGCGCTGGAAGCCGATCTGGGTAAGCGCCTGGGCGCGGACAGCCAAAAGCTCTCTGCCGAGCTTGAGCAGGCAGGGCGCGAAGTCACGTCCAGTCTGGACAGCCTCTCTACCAGTACCCGTCAGCGCCTCACGGCCGGTTTGTCCTCGCGACTTGAGGAAGAGCAGGCGCAATTGCGTTCGACCCTGGAAAAGGACCTGAAGGACTCCGCCAATGATATGGCACAGCTTCTGGCTTCGGTCGCGCCTCGCGCCATGTGGGACAACGATGTTCCAACACTGTCCGAATTCGCCCGTCGGGCCCAGCGCAATCCCAATGTGCTGTTCGTGGTGTATGACGACGCCACCGGCCAACACCTGACGCGCTACCTCAATCGGGAAAATCCGATCAACAAGGCGCTGCTGGAAAAAGGCCAGGGCGAGCGGGCGCTCGACAAAGTGCTGGATGCGGCGAAGAACGATCCGTCGGTGTTCTACATCGAGGCTTCGATCAACCCCAATGGCGTGGAAATCGGCAAGGTCCTGATGGGGGTCTCGACTGCTTCGGTGGAGACTGACTTGGCGGCCCTCGACAAGCGCTTCTCGGCCCTGATCGCCAGCAGCGATCAACTGGTCGGCGACAGCCTCAAGGGCGCAGCGGCCGACAGCGCGACGGCCATGCGTGCGCGCCTGCAGTCAGCGCAGTCCACGGCGGCTGAAATGAAAGCCAACACCACCAGCACCGTGCAGGAAGCGGCCGCGACTTTGCGCTGGCGCATCGGTGTGTGCCTGGCGGTGGTGGGTTTTGGTGTCCTGCTGCTGTTGGCGGTGGTGCTCGGTCGCCGAGTGGTCAATCGCCTGAAAATGCTGATCGTTGCCATGGATGACCTGGCGGCGGGCGAGGGCGATCTGACCAAGCGTGTGCAGATCAACAGCAAGGATGAAATCGGCGACATGGCCTCGGCGGTCAATCGCTTTGTGGATAAGTTGCAGCCGATCGTGCGCGAGGCGGGCGATGTGGCTCAGCGTACCGGTGTCGAGATTGGCGCCATGACCTTGCGCAACGCCGGTGCAGATGCGGCGGCGGGCATGCAGCGTGACGAGGTGGCGGAGAGTTTGCGCGCGCTGTCGCAAATGGCCGATGAGGCGCAGTCGGAAAGCCATGCCATGCAGGCGGCGCTGAAGCAGGTCGTGGACATTCGCCAGGCCACCGATGAAAACACCCGGACCTCGGCGAAAGTCGGCAGTCTGATCGAGGAGCTGGCGGGTCAGGTCAATACCGGTGCGCAAGTGATCGAGCGCCTGGCGCAGCAAAGTGAACAGATCGAGGTGGTATTGACGGTGATTCATGGCATCGCCGAGCAGACCAACTTGCTGGCGCTGAACGCCGCTATTGAAGCGGCGCGTGCCGGCGAGACCGGGCGCGGGTTTGCCGTGGTGGCCGACGAGGTTCGGGCGCTGGCGAGCAAGACGCAGAGTTCCACCGGCGATATTCAGGCGCACATCGTTGCGCTGCAGCAAGGCGCGCGTGAGGCGGTGGCGGCAATTGGCCAGGCCGGGCGCCAGGCCAATGAGGGGTTGCTGGTGCTGCGCGACAGTGCGCGGTTGCAGCAGTCGGTGCAGGCATCGGTCGAACAGGTTCATGCGGCAATTGGTCTGGCTACCCAGGCTGCGGCACATCAGGCGCAGGGCGCGCAGGCAGTGCGGGGGCGGGTCCAGACCATTCACGCCCAGGCCGAGAAAGCGGCGCAAGCTGTCGTGGCGACCACGGCGAGCGGCAAGGTGCTCGATGGTCTGGCTGCACAGTTGAAGGCGAGCCTGGGGCAGTTCAGGGCCTGA
- a CDS encoding ATP phosphoribosyltransferase regulatory subunit, with product MATVDRWLLPDGIEEVLPPEAARIEVARRQVLDLFQSWGYEFVVTPHIEYLESLLTGAGQDLDLRTFKVIDPQSGRQMGFRADITPQVARIDAHTLRREGPSRLCYAGSVLHAQPRALSSSRSPIQLGAELYGDGSPSSDVEVISLMLAMLQLADVPDVHMDLGHVGIYRGLARAAGLSGEVEQQLFDALQRKAIDEVITLTEGLPADLSGMLRALVDLCGGREVLSAARERLAKAPAPVLAALDDLLAIAERLSVRFPELPLYFDLGELRGYHYHTGVVFAVFVPGVGQSIAQGGRYDDIGADFGRARPATGFSTDLKTLVTLGRAEIELPSGGIWMPDSTDAALWQQVCQLRSEGQRVVQALPGQPLAAAREADCDRQLIQQNGLWQVSPLAS from the coding sequence ATGGCAACGGTAGACCGCTGGCTTCTGCCAGATGGCATCGAAGAAGTACTGCCACCGGAAGCTGCGCGTATTGAAGTCGCGCGTCGTCAGGTGTTGGATCTGTTCCAGAGCTGGGGTTACGAGTTTGTCGTGACTCCCCATATCGAGTACCTGGAATCCCTGCTGACTGGCGCAGGCCAGGATCTGGATCTGCGCACCTTCAAGGTCATCGACCCGCAATCGGGCCGGCAGATGGGTTTCCGTGCCGACATCACGCCGCAAGTGGCGCGCATCGATGCGCATACTCTGCGCCGGGAAGGTCCGAGCCGCCTGTGCTATGCCGGTAGCGTGCTGCATGCCCAGCCTCGCGCCTTGTCGTCCTCGCGCAGCCCGATTCAATTGGGTGCGGAGTTGTACGGCGACGGCAGTCCGAGCAGCGACGTCGAAGTCATCAGCCTGATGCTGGCCATGCTGCAACTGGCCGATGTGCCGGATGTGCACATGGACCTCGGCCATGTCGGCATCTACCGTGGCCTGGCCCGTGCGGCCGGTTTGTCCGGTGAAGTCGAGCAGCAGTTGTTCGATGCCTTGCAACGCAAGGCCATCGATGAGGTCATTACCTTGACCGAAGGCTTGCCTGCCGATCTGTCGGGCATGTTGCGTGCGTTGGTCGACCTGTGTGGTGGTCGTGAGGTGTTGAGCGCTGCCCGCGAGCGTCTGGCCAAGGCGCCGGCCCCTGTACTGGCAGCGCTGGATGACTTGCTGGCGATTGCCGAGCGGCTGTCCGTGCGTTTCCCTGAGCTGCCGCTGTACTTCGACCTGGGCGAGCTGCGTGGCTACCACTACCACACCGGTGTGGTGTTCGCCGTGTTCGTGCCGGGTGTTGGCCAGTCCATTGCCCAAGGCGGTCGTTACGACGACATCGGCGCCGACTTCGGTCGTGCCCGTCCGGCAACCGGCTTCTCTACCGATTTGAAAACCCTGGTGACCCTGGGGCGTGCTGAGATCGAGCTACCGTCTGGCGGTATCTGGATGCCTGACAGTACGGATGCGGCACTCTGGCAGCAGGTTTGCCAGTTGCGCAGTGAGGGTCAGCGTGTCGTTCAGGCTTTGCCTGGACAACCTTTGGCCGCCGCCCGTGAAGCGGACTGCGACCGGCAATTGATTCAGCAGAACGGGCTTTGGCAAGTATCGCCACTGGCTTCTTGA